One genomic segment of Arachis duranensis cultivar V14167 chromosome 4, aradu.V14167.gnm2.J7QH, whole genome shotgun sequence includes these proteins:
- the LOC110280502 gene encoding zinc finger BED domain-containing protein RICESLEEPER 1-like, producing MLVAALKHQKAFELLEMQDKKFVEELNKGRGVPSIQDWDYAKSVLPFLEMFYDATLRISGSSYVTSNLYMKEVFALGRRIQQYRDDDDLSISLMASKMKAKYNKYWGNAKTINMLLLIAVVLDPGHKLDYVELCLVNSFGVEVGGELKAKLSSCLHSLYNLYQGADEGNQDDTLSQPSPSDKAKDIYDMGLYRRSTGRKSNLKSELDRYLNEDCESDDKPLDILGWWKVNSNRFSVLANMARDILAIQVSTVASESAFSMEGRIIDQYRSSLTPKMVEALVCTEDWLKGDFFSSLAPENFEELEKVEQDLILSEDITCSVGPVSIALEDD from the exons ATGTTAGTAGCAGCCTTAAAGCATCAGAAGGCATTTGAGCTATTAGAGATGCAAGacaaaaaatttgttgaagaaTTAAACAAGGGAAGAGGGGTACCTTCAATTCAAGATTGGGATTATGCTAAGTCTGTTTTACcgtttttagagatgttttacGATGCTACACTTCGCATCTCTGGATCCTCTTATGTTACTAGTAACTTATACATGAAAGAAGTGTTTGCTCTTGGAAGGAGGATTCAACAATAtcgtgatgatgatgatttgagCATAAGTCTTATGGCAAGTAAGATGAAAGCAAAATACAACAAATATTGGGGAAATGCAAAAACTATTAACATGTTGTTGTTAATTGCCGTAGTTCTAGATCCTGGCCATAAGTTGGATTATGTTGAGTTGTGCCTAGTTAATTCTTTTGGTGTGGAAGTGGGCGGTGAATTGAAGGCAAAGTTGTCTTCTTGTCTTCATTcactttataatttatatcaaggTGCAGATGAAGGAAACCAAGATGATACCCTCTCCCAACCGAGTCCAAGTGATAAAGCCAAAGACATTTATGATATGGGGTTATATCGCCGATCAACCGGTCGCAAATCCAATCTTAAATCTGAGCTTGATCGTTATTTGAATGAAGACTGTGAGTCAGATGATAAGCCTTTGGATATTCTAGGATGGTGGAAGGTTAACTCGAATAGGTTTTCCGTCCTAGCAAATATGGCACGGGACATATTGGCTATACAAGTTTCAACAGTAGCTTCCGAGTCTGCTTTTAGTATGGAGGGAAGAATCATCGATCAATATCGTAGCTCATTGACTCCTAAGATGGTAGAAGCCCTTGTATGTACCGAAGATTGGCTTAAAGGagactttttctcttctcttgcaCCTGAGAATTTCGAAGAGCTTGAAAAGGTCGAGCAAG ATTTGATTTTATCAGAGGACATTACTTGTTCAGTGGGTCCAGTTTCAATTGCGCTTGAGGATGACTAG